In the Nocardioides marmotae genome, GAACAGGGAGGTCGCCCACCCGTGACCACAGGCAAGCAGGACGCCGTCCGGGGTCGGATCGAGCAGGAGCTCCGCGACCCCCTGCACGCGCTCGGGCTCGACGTCGAGGCCGTCGAGATCACCCCCGCCGGGAAGCGGCGCGTGCTGCGCGTCGCGGTCGACAAGGACGGCGGGATCACGCTCGACGACGTCGCCGACGCGACCCGCGCCGTCGACCAGGTGCTCGAGGCCTCCGACGTGATGGGCGAGCAGCCCTACACCCTCGAGGTCACCTCGCGCGGCGTCGACCGCCCGCTCACCCTGCCGCGCCACTGGCGCCGCAACGCCGACCGGCTGGTCAAGGTGACCACGACCGACGGCGAGACGTTCACCGGGCGCATCACGACCTCCGACGAGGTCGGCGCCACCCTCGACATCACCGGGCGCGCGCGCCGGGTGGCCTACGACCAGGTCGCCAAGGCGCTGGTCCAGGTCGAGTTCAACCGCAAGGCCGACCCCGACGCGGGTCCGGACGAGGAGGAGTCCTGATGGACATCGACCTGAGCATCCTGCGGATGCTGGAGCGCGAGAAGGAGATCTCCTTCGACGTGCTCGTCGAGGCGATCGAGCAGGCCCTGCTCACGGCGTACCACAAGACCCCCGGCGCGCAGGAGCAAGCGCGCGTCGAGCTGGACCGCAAGTCCGGCCACGTCACCGTGCTGGCGACCGAGGTCGACGACGAGGGCAACCCGGTGGGGGAGTACGAGGACACCCCGCAGGGCTTCGGCCGGATCGCGGCGACGACGGCGAAGCAGATCATGCTGCAGCGGCTTCGCGACGCCGAGGACGAGATCCGGTTCGGCGAGTTCGCCGGCAAGGAGGGCGACATCGTCTCCGGCGTCATCCAGCAGGGCCGCAACCCCGACGACGTCATGGTCGACCTCGGCAAGCTCGAGGCGCTGCTGCCGGTGAGCGAGCGGGTCCCGGGCGAGGACTACCGGCACGGCACGCGCATCAAGTGCCTGGTCGTCTCGGTCCGCAAGGGCATGCGCGGCCCGCAGATCACGCTCTCGCGCTCCCACCCCAACCTGGTCAAGAAGCTCTTCGCCCTCGAGGTCCCCGAGATCGCCGACGGCACCGTCGAGATCGCCGCCATCGCCCGCGAGGCGGGGCACCGCAGCAAGATCGCGGTGCACACCTCGACACCCGGCGTGAACCCCAAGGGCGCCTGCATCGGCCCGATGGGCCAGCGGGTGCGCAACGTGATGGCCGAGCTCAACGGCGAGAAGATCGACATCGTCGACTGGTCCGAGGACCCGGCGACCATGGTCGCCAACGCCCTCTCGCCGGCCCGGGTGACCTCGGTCGAGGTCGTCGACGCCGCCGCGCGCTCGGCCCGCGTCGTCGTGCCGGACTTCCAGCTCTCCCTCGCCATCGGCAAGGAGGGCCAGAACGCACGGCTCGCCGCGCGGCTCACCGGCTGGCGCATCGACATCCGCTCCGACGAGCCCGGCGACGACGCCTGAGCCACCCACCCCGCCCGCCGGTTCGGCCCTGGGGCCGTGAGCGGGTAGTGTGGACGCCAGTGGCTCGCACATCTCGGTCTCCCGCACGCTCGGACGACATCGACCCCTCGGGGCCGGTCCGTACCTGTGTGGGCTGCCGGAAGCGGGCCGCCAAGCGCGAGTTGTTGCGGGTGACCGCCGGCTCGGACGCAGAAGGCCGACCGGCCGTCGTGCCCGATCCGACAGCCACCGCTCCGGGGCGTGGTGCTCACCTGCACCCCACCCAGGAGTGCTACGACCTCGCGGTGCGCCGGAAGGCGTTCGGCCGGGCCCTGAGGATCAGCGGCTCGCCCGGGCTCCCCAGCACGCCCGTGGCCGAGCACCTCTCGCACGCATGTCCGCCCTGAATGCAACGACCAGGAACTGGAGCAGCAGCTCATGAGCACTCGATGAGTACTTCCCAATGAGTTTGCACAACCACCAACGGTCCTAGGACGCCGAGCGCGGGTCTGGGGCCAGAAGGAGAAACGTGGCCAAGACCCGAGTTCACGAGCTCGCCAAGCAGTACGGCGTCGAGAGCAAGTTCGTTCTCGAGAAGCTCAAGGAGATGGGGGAGTTCGTCAAGTCGGCGAGCTCCACGGTGGAGCCCCCCGTCGAGATGCGCTTCAAGAAGGAGTTCGGCGAGCAGCTGAAGGCTGCCGGCGGCTCCCCCCAGACCGAGGCGCCCGCCCCGCAGGCGGCCCCCAAGGCACCCGAGTCCGCTCCGGCGGCACCGGTCGCGGCACCGTCCGCGCCCACCTCGGCCCCGGCCGAGGCCCCCGCTGCGGCGGCCCCCGCCGCTCCGGCTGCTCCGGCGGCTCCGGCTGCTCCGGTGGACGAGCCCGCCGCCCCGGCCAAGCCCGGCGGTCCGCGACCCGGCCCCCGGCCCGGTCCGGCGGCCAAGCCCGCCCCGGAGAAGGCCCCCGAGCCCGTCAAGGTGCGCTCGCACGGCAAGCCCGCTCCGGCGGCTCCCGCCGCGCCGGCCGCCCCGGCAGCCCCGGCAGCCCCGGAGGCTCCTGCCGCCGCGGCTCCGGCCGCCCCGGCCCCGGCTGCCCCCAAGGCACCGAGCCCGGCCCCCCGTCCGGTGGGTCGTCCCGGCGCTCCGCGCCCGGGCAACAACCCGTTCAGCTCCAACCAGGGCATGGGCCGTCGTCCCGCCCCGTCCGCGCCGCCCGCCGGTGGTGCCCCCGCCGGTGGCGCGGGTGCCGGTGCCAGTGACCAGCGTCCGCCGCGTCCGCCGGCCGGTCGCGACGGTGGCGCTCCGGGCCGTCCGGGCATGCCCCGGCCGAACCCGGCGATGATGCCGAAGTCCCCGGCCGCCTTCGGCGCCGGCCCCGGCGGTCGCGCCGGTGGTCCGGGTCGTCCCGGTGGTCCGGGTCGTCCCGGCGGTGCCCCCGGGCGCCCCGGTGCCCCGGGTCGTGGTGGCCCCGGCGGCGGCGCAGGCGCCGGCGCTCCGGGTCGTCCCGGCGGCTTCGCCGGTCGTCCCGGCGGCGGCGGCAACCGTCCCGGCCAGCGCGGCCAGACCCAGGGTGCCTTCGGTCGCCCGGGTGGTCCCTCGCGTCGTGGTCGCAAGTCGAAGCGGGCGCGTCGTCAGGAGTTCGAGGCCATGCAGGCCCCGACGATCGGCGGCGTGCGCGTCCGGAAGGGCGACGGCGAGACCGTCCGCCTGCCCCGCGGCGCGTCCCTGACCGACTTCGCTGAGCGGATCGGCGTCGACGCGGCCCAGCTCGTGCAGATGCTGTTCAGCCTCGGCGAGATGGTCACCGCGACCGAGTCGGTCAACGACGCGACGCTGGAGCTGCTCGGCGAGGAGCTCAACTACGTCGTGCAGGTCGTCTCCCCCGAGGACGAGGACCGCGAGCTGCTGGAGTCCTTCGACCTGGAGTTCGGCGAGGACGAGGGCGACGAGGCCGACCTGGTCGTGCGTCCCCCGGTCGTCACCGTCATGGGTCACGTCGACCACGGCAAGACCAAGCTCCTCGACGCGCTGCGCAACGCCAACGTCGTCGACAAGGAGGCCGGTGGCATCACCCAGCACATCGGTGCCTACCAGGTCTCGGCCGAGGTCGACGGCGAGGAGCGTCGCATCACGCTCATCGACACCCCGGGTCACGAGGCGTTCACCGCCATGCGTGCCCGTGGTGCCCAGGCCACCGACATCGCGATCCTCGTGGTCGCGGCCGACGACGGCGTCATGCCGCAGACGGTCGAGGCGCTCAACCACGCCAAGGCCGCCGGCGTCCCGATCGTGGTCGCGGTCAACAAGATCGACAAGCCGGAGGCGGACCCGACCAAGGTCCGTGGCCAGCTGACCGAGTACGGCCTGGTGCCCGAGGAGTACGGCGGCGACGCGATGTTCGTCGACGTCTCGGCCAAGTCCGGGCTCAACCTCGACAGCCTCCTGGAGGCCGTCGTGCTGACCGCCGACGCGTCGCTGGACCTGCGGGCCAACCCCAAGCAGGACGCCCAGGGTCTCGTGGTCGAGGCGCACCTGGACCGCGGTCGCGGTCCGGTCGCCACGGTCCTGGTCCAGCGCGGCACGCTGCGGGTGGGCGACTCGATCGTCGCTGGTCCGGCCCACGGCCGGGTCCGGGCGATGCTCGACGAGCACGGCAACGAGCTCACCGAGGCCACCCCGGCGCGTCCGGCGATGGTCCTGGGTCTCTCCGCCGTGCCCGGCGCGGGCCAGAACTTCCTGGTCGTCGAGGACGACCGGATGGCCCGTCAGATCGCCGAGAAGCGCGAGGCCCGCGAGCGCGCGGCCATGCAGGCCAAGCGCCGCGTCCGCCGCACGCTCGAGGACTTCATGGCCTCCATGGAGAAGGGCGAGAGCCAGGAGCTCAACCTGATCCTCAAGGGCGACGTGTCCGGTTCGGTCGAGGCCCTCGAGGACTCGCTGTCCCAGATCGACGTCGGCGACGAGGTCACCCTGCGCGTCATCGACCGCGGTGTCGGTGCGATCACCGAGACCAACGTCGACCTGGCCGCCGCCTCCGACGCCATCATCATCGGCTTCAACGTCCGGCCCCAGGGCAAGGCGACCGAGATGGCGGACAAGGAAGGTGTCGAGATCCGCTACTACTCGGTCATCTACCAGGCGATCGAGGAGATCGAGGCGGCACTCAAGGGCATGCTCAAGCCCGAGTTCGAGGAGTCGACCCTCGGCCAGGCGGAGATCCGCGCGATCTTCCGCTCGTCGAAGATCGGCAACATCGCGGGCTGCATGGTCACCGGTGGCGTCATCCGCCGCAACGCCAAGGTGCGGGTCATCCGCGACGGCAGCGTGGTGGCCGACAACCTCGACCTCGCGTCGCTCAAGCGCGAGAAGGACGACGCGTCCGAGGTCCGCGAGGGCTTCGAGTGCGGTCTGGTCCTGCGCAACTTCCAGGACATCAAGGAAGGCGACATCGTCGAGGCGTTCGAGATGCGGGAGATCCCCCGCAGCTGATCGACGACCGGGTCGGCGGGTCCTCCCTCACGGGTGGGGCCCGCCGACCCGGCGTTTCCGGCCGGCCCCGCCGCCGGCAGGCCGCCGCAGACCCGGCCGCACGAGGCGTCTGCACCCGTTCTGAGAGAGTGAGAGACATGAGCAGTCCCCGGGTTCGCAAGATCGCCGACCGGATCCAGGTCGTGGTGGCCGAGATGCTCGAGCGGCGGGTCAAGGACCCGCGGCTGGGGTTCGTCACCATCACCGACGTACGCGTCTCCGGTGACGGCCAGCAGGCCACGATCTTCTACACCGTGCTCGCCGGCACCGGCGAGGGCGCGCAGGACGACGAGACCGCCCTGGCCGGCACCGCCGCGGCGCTGGAGTCTGCCAAGGGCCTGCTCCGCTCCGAGGTCGGCAAGCAGCTGGGCACGCGGACCGTGCCGACGCTGACCTTCGTCCCCGACGCGCTGCCGGAGTCCGCCCGCCACCTCGACGAGGTGCTGGCCCGGGCCCGCGCGCTCGACGAGGAGGTCGCGGCCCGCCGCGTCGAGGCGTACGCCGGCGAGGTCGACCCCTACAAGAAGCCGCGTGACGAGGACGCCGACGCCGACGCCGACGGTGACGCCGACCCGGCCGACCCCGCCGCCCCGGCCGCGCCGATCGACCCCGTCGACCCGGACGAGGTGTGAGCGCACCCGCGGACCGGCCTCCGGTGCGCCCGGGTCTCGTCGTGGTCGACAAGCCCGGCGGGATGACCTCCCACGACGTGGTCGCCCGGGTGCGGCGGCTCGTCGGCACCCGCAAGGTCGGCCACGCCGGCACGCTCGACCCGATGGCCACCGGCGTGCTGGTGCTCGGTGTCGACCGGGCCACCCGGCTGCTCGGCCACCTGATGCTCACCGACAAGGGGTACGACGCCACCGTCCGCCTCGGCGTGGCCACCACCACCGACGACGCCGAGGGCGAGGTCGTCTCGACGGCCTCGGCCGCGGCGCTCGACGAGGAGACCGTCCGCGCGACGCTCGCGGAGTTCGTCGGGGAGCTCCAGCAGGTGCCGACCGCGGTCTCGGCGATCAAGGTCGACGGCAAGCGCGCCTACCAGCGGGTCCGCGACGGCGAGCAGGTCGAGCTCCAGCCGCGGGCGGTGACCGTCCACGAGCTGGTCGTCCACGACGTACGCCGCGAGGGCGACGTCGTCGACGTCGAGGTGAGCCTGCGCTGCTCGAGCGGCACCTACGTCCGGGCGATCGCCCGCGACGTCGGCGCCCGCCTGGGCGTGGGCGGCCACCTGACCGCCCTGCGGCGCACGGCGGTCGGCCCCTACGGGCTCGACGTCGCCCGCACCCTGGAGGAGCTGGCCGACGACGTGGCCGCCGGCCGCGGGGGAGTGCTGCCGATCGCCGACGCCGCGCGCGCGGCCTTCCCCTCCCGCGACCTCGACGACGCGGCGGCCGCCGACGTCCGGGTCGGCCGCAGCCTCGACCTCGCCCTCGACGCCACCACCGCGGTCTTCGCGCCGTCGGGGGAGTTCCTCGCGCTCTACGAGCCGCGGGGCCCCGTCGCCCGCCCGGTCGCCGTCTTCGTCTGACGGCTCCGGCCGGGGACCCGCGTCCGGACCGCCGGGTCGCGGAGGTCGGGGGGCCACGGTCTAGGGTTCCTCCGTGCAGATCTGGCGCTCGCTCGACGAGGTCCCCCGCGACCTCGGTCGCACCGTGGTGGTGATCGGGAACTTCGACGGCGTCCACCTCGGCCACCGGCAGGTCCTGGCGCGCGCCCGGGAGATCGCCGCGGACCTCGGCGGCCTGCCGGTCGTCGCGGTCACCTTCGACCCGCACCCGATGGCCGTGCTGCGCCCCGAGCACGCCCCCACGACGCTGACCACCATCGAGGTCCGTGCCGACCTGCTCGTCGGCGCCGGCGCCGACGGCGTGCTCGCCGTGCCCTTCGACCGCTCCGTCGCGGCCTGGACCCCTGAGGAGTTCGTCCAGCGCGTGCTCGTCGACGCCCTGCACGCCCGGGCGGTCGTCGTCGGCGCGAACTTCCGGTTCGGCAGCCGCGCGGCCGGCGACGTGGCCACCCTCGCCGCGACCGGCCGCGCCCACGACTTCACCGCCGAGGGCATCCCGCTCGACGGCGGGCCGATGGTGTGGTCCTCGACCTACGTCCGGACCTGCCTGGCCGCCGGCGACGTCGCCGGCGCCGCCGAGGCGCTCGGCCGCCCCTACACGGTGCGCGGCGAGGTCGTGCGCGGCGACCAGCGCGGCCGCGAGCTGGGCTACCCCACCGCCAACGTGCCGACCGACGGCATGCAGGCCGCCCCCGCCGACGGGGTGTACGCCGGGTGGCTGCGGCGCCTCGACACCGGGGAGACCTTCCCCGCCGCGATCTCGGTCGGCACCAACCCCACCTTCGACGGCGTCCGCGCGCGCCGGGTCGAGAGCTACGTCCTCGACCGCACCGACCTCGACCTCTACGGCGTCGAGGTCGAGGTCTCCTTCGTCGACCGGCTGCGGGGGATGACCGCGTTCGCGTCGGTGGAGGCCCTCGTGGAGCAGATGGAGCGCGACGTGGCGCGCGCCCGCGAGCTGCTCGTCCCGTGAGCGTCGGGCAGGAGGCCCCCGCCGGGTCGCTCGTGGCGACGGAGGGGTGGTTCCTCCAGCACGGTCTCGCCTACTTCGTGCCCGAGGAGCGCAGCCAGGCCCGCGACGCGCTGCGGCCGCGGAAGTTCCTCCCCGCGGCGGTGCTCACCGTGCTGCTGGCCGTCGGCGGCGGCGTGCTGCTCGCCTGGGCCTCCGCGGAGCTGACCGCCGCGCCGGCGTTCCTGCTGACCATCGGCGTCGCCGGCGCCACGGCGTACGCACTGACCGCCCTGCGGACCCGGCCGATCGTGGTCTGGGCGCTGCGGCGGGGGGTCGGGAGCCTGCGCACGCTGCTGCCGATGATGAGCCGGGCGCTGCCGCTGCTGCTGCTCTTCGTGACGTTCCTCTTCATCAACGCCGAGGCCTGGCAGCTCGCCGCGAGCCTGTCGACCGGCACGCTGTGGCTCGTCGTCGTGCTCTTCGGCCTGCTCTCGGTGGCCTTCCTGCTCGTGCGCCTGCCCGAGGAGGTCGACCGCACCGACGACGACGTGGACGAGGCGTTCCTGCTGCGGGCCTGCGCCGGCACGCCGCTGGAGGGGGAGTGCGCCGCGCTGGTCGCCGACCCCACCGCCGACCCGGTGTCGTACGCCACCGTCAGCGGGTTCGAGCGCTGGAACCTGGTGCTGGTCCTCGTGGTGATCCAGGCGGTGCAGGTGATGCTGCTGTCCGCCACGGTCCTGGTGTTCTTCCTCATCTTCGGCGGCCTGGTCATGGACGTCGACGTCCAGTCCGGCTGGACCGGGATCCGGGTCGCGGACATCGGCAACCTGCCCTACCTCGACCACGTCTCGGTCCCGCTGTTCCAGGTCTCGCTGTTCCTCGCGGCCTTCTCCAACCTCTACCTGACGGTCTCGACCGTCACCGACGAGACCTACCGCGAGCAGTTCTTCGGCAGCGTGCTGCGCGAGATGGAGCGCGCCGTCGGCGTCCGCGCGGTCTACCTCGCGCTGCGCGAGCGCGTCGCCGGCGACGCGGCCTAGTCTGGAGCCGTTTCCGGGACGGGCCGGTGGGCACAGGGCCCTGCGCACGACGTCACCCCTGCGACGTCACCTGAGAAAGGACAGTCATGGGCTACGGACTCGGAGTCTTCCTCCTCGTCGTCGGTCTCATCCTCGCCCTCGCGGTCGAGGACGCGATCAGCGGCGTGGACCTCACCATGGTCGGCTGGATCATGACGATCGGCGGCGTCCTCGTGCTGGTCCTCACCGCGGTCACCCTCAACAGCCGCAAGGCCCGTGGCGGCGCGGTGTCGACCACGACGCACCCCGACGGCTCGCAGACCGTCCAGCGCCAGGAGCCCCCGGCGATCTGAGCGCGCACGCGCTCCGCGGCACCAGCCAGCACCAGCCAGTACGTTGCGCCACCCGGTCGGCCCCCGCCGGCCGGGTGGTCGTCATTTTGGGGGCCCTTTCGCCGCCGCGCTAGTCTTCTCCGGTTGCCCCACGTGGGTGACTGCCGTCAGAACGGCCGCGGAACCAGAGTGCCCGGGTGAACAGGCCCCGGCGCGCCGCGCAGCGATATAGGCCTCATGGCCGGAAGGAGCCCGCATGTCGATCGGTACCGACGCGGAGACCAAGAAGCGCATCATCGCCGAGTACGCCACGACCGAGGGCGACACCGGTTCGCCGGAGGTCCAGATCGCGCTGCTCAGCCACCGCATCTCCCACCTCACCGACCACCTCAAGCAGCACAAGCACGACCACCACAGCCGTCGTGGTCTGCTGCTGCTCGTCGGCCAGCGCCGCCGCCTGCTGAACTACCTGCAGAAGACGGAGATCGACCGCTACCGGTCGATCGTCGAGCGTCTCGGCCTGCGCCGCTGATCATCCGTGGAGGGCCCACCCCGGTGGGCCCTCTGCGCATTTCGGGGCACGACGCCGACTCGGCGGCCCCGTGCAGCGCGGCCCCGTGGCCGTCCTGCGCTAGATTCACCAACTGAACAACCAACACCAGGAGCGACCCGCCGTTCTGGCCCGGTCCTCGGTAGTGGCCCTCAGGAAGGACGCCCCCCGCGGGGCGCGCCTGCGGGCCTCGATCGAAGACCGGCCTACCTCATGCGGGACGCTGCGGATCGCTCCGCGACAGACAAGGGACACACCTCTTGACCGACCCCGTCATCTCCGCCGTCGAGACCGTTCTGGACAACGGCAAGTTCGGCACCCGCACCGTCAAGTTCGAGACCGGCCTGCTGGCCCGTCAGGCCGCCGGCTCCGTCACGGCCTACCTCGACGACGACACGATGCTGCTCTCGGCGACCACCGCCGGCAAGCACCCCAAGGACCACTTCGACTTCTTCCCCCTGACGATCGACGTCGAGGAGCGGATGTACGCCGCGGGCAAGATCCCCGGCTCGTTCTTCCGCTCCGAGGGCCGCCCGGGCGAGGACGCGATCCTCACCTGCCGCCTCATCGACCGCCCGCTGCGCCCGACCTTCAAGAAGGGTCTGCGCAACGAGGTCCAGGTCGTCATCACCGTCCTCGCGCTGAACCCCGACGCGCCGTACGACGTGCTCGCGATCAACGCCGCCTCGCTGTCCACCCAGCTCTCCGGCCTGCCGTTCTCCGGCCCGGTCGGCGGCGTCCGGGTCGCCCTCATCGAGGGTCAGTGGGTCGCCTTCCCGACGCACAGCCAGCTCGAGGACGCCGTCTTCGACATGGTCGTCGCGGGTCGCGTCACCTCCACCGGCGACGTCGCGATCATGATGGTCGAGGCCGAGGCCACCGAGCAGACCTTCGCCAAGGTCCAGTCCGGCGTGCAGGCCCCGACCGAGGAGGTCGTCGCCGGCGGCCTCGACGCCGCGAAGCCCTTCATCAAGCAGCTGTGCGAGGCGCAGGCCGAGCTGGCCGCCGCCGCCGCCAAGCCGGTCCAGGACTTCCCGGTCTTCCTCGAGTTCGAGGACGACGTCTTCGCCGCCGTCGAGTCCGCCGCCAAGGCCGACCTCGCCGCCGCGATGAAGATCGCCGACAAGACCGAGCGCAACGACCGCACCGACGAGCTCAAGGACTCGGTCCTGGAGAAGCTCGCCGGCCAGTTCGAGGGCCGCGAGAAGGAGATCGGCGCCGCCTTCCGCGCGCTGAACAAGCAGCTGGTCCGCGAGAGCATCCTGCGCGACAAGGTCCGCATCGACGGGCGCGGCCTGGCCGACATCCGTCCGCTGCACGCCGAGGTCGGCGTGATCCCGCGGGTCCACGGCTCGGCGCTGTTCGAGCGCGGCGAGACCCAGATCCTGGGCGTCACCACCCTCGACATGCTCAAGATGGAGCAGCAGCTCGACACCCTCTCCCCGGAGAAGTCGCGCCGCTACATGCACAAGTACGTCTTCCCGCCGTTCTCCACCGGCGAGACCGGTCGCGTCGGCTCGCCGAAGCGCCGCGAGGTCGGCCACGGTGCGCTCGCGCGCCGCGCGCTGCTCCCGGTGCTGCCGGACCGCGAGGAGTTCCCCTACGCCATCCGCCAGCTCTCCGAGGCCATGGGCTCCAACGGCTCGACCTCGATGGG is a window encoding:
- the rimP gene encoding ribosome maturation factor RimP, with protein sequence MTTGKQDAVRGRIEQELRDPLHALGLDVEAVEITPAGKRRVLRVAVDKDGGITLDDVADATRAVDQVLEASDVMGEQPYTLEVTSRGVDRPLTLPRHWRRNADRLVKVTTTDGETFTGRITTSDEVGATLDITGRARRVAYDQVAKALVQVEFNRKADPDAGPDEEES
- the nusA gene encoding transcription termination factor NusA; protein product: MDIDLSILRMLEREKEISFDVLVEAIEQALLTAYHKTPGAQEQARVELDRKSGHVTVLATEVDDEGNPVGEYEDTPQGFGRIAATTAKQIMLQRLRDAEDEIRFGEFAGKEGDIVSGVIQQGRNPDDVMVDLGKLEALLPVSERVPGEDYRHGTRIKCLVVSVRKGMRGPQITLSRSHPNLVKKLFALEVPEIADGTVEIAAIAREAGHRSKIAVHTSTPGVNPKGACIGPMGQRVRNVMAELNGEKIDIVDWSEDPATMVANALSPARVTSVEVVDAAARSARVVVPDFQLSLAIGKEGQNARLAARLTGWRIDIRSDEPGDDA
- a CDS encoding YlxR family protein, producing the protein MGCRKRAAKRELLRVTAGSDAEGRPAVVPDPTATAPGRGAHLHPTQECYDLAVRRKAFGRALRISGSPGLPSTPVAEHLSHACPP
- the infB gene encoding translation initiation factor IF-2 — its product is MAKTRVHELAKQYGVESKFVLEKLKEMGEFVKSASSTVEPPVEMRFKKEFGEQLKAAGGSPQTEAPAPQAAPKAPESAPAAPVAAPSAPTSAPAEAPAAAAPAAPAAPAAPAAPVDEPAAPAKPGGPRPGPRPGPAAKPAPEKAPEPVKVRSHGKPAPAAPAAPAAPAAPAAPEAPAAAAPAAPAPAAPKAPSPAPRPVGRPGAPRPGNNPFSSNQGMGRRPAPSAPPAGGAPAGGAGAGASDQRPPRPPAGRDGGAPGRPGMPRPNPAMMPKSPAAFGAGPGGRAGGPGRPGGPGRPGGAPGRPGAPGRGGPGGGAGAGAPGRPGGFAGRPGGGGNRPGQRGQTQGAFGRPGGPSRRGRKSKRARRQEFEAMQAPTIGGVRVRKGDGETVRLPRGASLTDFAERIGVDAAQLVQMLFSLGEMVTATESVNDATLELLGEELNYVVQVVSPEDEDRELLESFDLEFGEDEGDEADLVVRPPVVTVMGHVDHGKTKLLDALRNANVVDKEAGGITQHIGAYQVSAEVDGEERRITLIDTPGHEAFTAMRARGAQATDIAILVVAADDGVMPQTVEALNHAKAAGVPIVVAVNKIDKPEADPTKVRGQLTEYGLVPEEYGGDAMFVDVSAKSGLNLDSLLEAVVLTADASLDLRANPKQDAQGLVVEAHLDRGRGPVATVLVQRGTLRVGDSIVAGPAHGRVRAMLDEHGNELTEATPARPAMVLGLSAVPGAGQNFLVVEDDRMARQIAEKREARERAAMQAKRRVRRTLEDFMASMEKGESQELNLILKGDVSGSVEALEDSLSQIDVGDEVTLRVIDRGVGAITETNVDLAAASDAIIIGFNVRPQGKATEMADKEGVEIRYYSVIYQAIEEIEAALKGMLKPEFEESTLGQAEIRAIFRSSKIGNIAGCMVTGGVIRRNAKVRVIRDGSVVADNLDLASLKREKDDASEVREGFECGLVLRNFQDIKEGDIVEAFEMREIPRS
- the rbfA gene encoding 30S ribosome-binding factor RbfA, encoding MSSPRVRKIADRIQVVVAEMLERRVKDPRLGFVTITDVRVSGDGQQATIFYTVLAGTGEGAQDDETALAGTAAALESAKGLLRSEVGKQLGTRTVPTLTFVPDALPESARHLDEVLARARALDEEVAARRVEAYAGEVDPYKKPRDEDADADADGDADPADPAAPAAPIDPVDPDEV
- the truB gene encoding tRNA pseudouridine(55) synthase TruB; translated protein: MSAPADRPPVRPGLVVVDKPGGMTSHDVVARVRRLVGTRKVGHAGTLDPMATGVLVLGVDRATRLLGHLMLTDKGYDATVRLGVATTTDDAEGEVVSTASAAALDEETVRATLAEFVGELQQVPTAVSAIKVDGKRAYQRVRDGEQVELQPRAVTVHELVVHDVRREGDVVDVEVSLRCSSGTYVRAIARDVGARLGVGGHLTALRRTAVGPYGLDVARTLEELADDVAAGRGGVLPIADAARAAFPSRDLDDAAAADVRVGRSLDLALDATTAVFAPSGEFLALYEPRGPVARPVAVFV
- a CDS encoding bifunctional riboflavin kinase/FAD synthetase; translation: MQIWRSLDEVPRDLGRTVVVIGNFDGVHLGHRQVLARAREIAADLGGLPVVAVTFDPHPMAVLRPEHAPTTLTTIEVRADLLVGAGADGVLAVPFDRSVAAWTPEEFVQRVLVDALHARAVVVGANFRFGSRAAGDVATLAATGRAHDFTAEGIPLDGGPMVWSSTYVRTCLAAGDVAGAAEALGRPYTVRGEVVRGDQRGRELGYPTANVPTDGMQAAPADGVYAGWLRRLDTGETFPAAISVGTNPTFDGVRARRVESYVLDRTDLDLYGVEVEVSFVDRLRGMTAFASVEALVEQMERDVARARELLVP
- a CDS encoding DUF6458 family protein — its product is MGYGLGVFLLVVGLILALAVEDAISGVDLTMVGWIMTIGGVLVLVLTAVTLNSRKARGGAVSTTTHPDGSQTVQRQEPPAI
- the rpsO gene encoding 30S ribosomal protein S15, which produces MSIGTDAETKKRIIAEYATTEGDTGSPEVQIALLSHRISHLTDHLKQHKHDHHSRRGLLLLVGQRRRLLNYLQKTEIDRYRSIVERLGLRR
- a CDS encoding polyribonucleotide nucleotidyltransferase, which gives rise to MTDPVISAVETVLDNGKFGTRTVKFETGLLARQAAGSVTAYLDDDTMLLSATTAGKHPKDHFDFFPLTIDVEERMYAAGKIPGSFFRSEGRPGEDAILTCRLIDRPLRPTFKKGLRNEVQVVITVLALNPDAPYDVLAINAASLSTQLSGLPFSGPVGGVRVALIEGQWVAFPTHSQLEDAVFDMVVAGRVTSTGDVAIMMVEAEATEQTFAKVQSGVQAPTEEVVAGGLDAAKPFIKQLCEAQAELAAAAAKPVQDFPVFLEFEDDVFAAVESAAKADLAAAMKIADKTERNDRTDELKDSVLEKLAGQFEGREKEIGAAFRALNKQLVRESILRDKVRIDGRGLADIRPLHAEVGVIPRVHGSALFERGETQILGVTTLDMLKMEQQLDTLSPEKSRRYMHKYVFPPFSTGETGRVGSPKRREVGHGALARRALLPVLPDREEFPYAIRQLSEAMGSNGSTSMGSVCASTLSLLQAGVPLKASVAGIAMGLVSGEIDGKTEYVALTDILGSEDAFGDMDFKVAGTREFVTALQLDTKLDGIPADVLAAALTQARDARHTILDVMAEAIDAPEEMSPTAPRIITIKIPVDKIGEVIGPKGKVINQIQDDTGASISIEDDGTIYIGATNGEAADAARSAINGIANPTMPEVGERYLGTVVKTTNFGAFVSLLPGKDGLLHISKLRPLAGGKRVEAVEDVLSVGQKIQVEIGEIDDRGKLSLVPVVEEAEGSTEAAESADSE